From Micrococcus porci, one genomic window encodes:
- a CDS encoding amidohydrolase: protein MSITAFTNVHVVPVESDPFDGVLLAEDGRISALGPDVEIPAGADVVDCGGRWLLPGFVDAHVHLGMHAEGEVGATADVNEMTDPVMAGVRALDAVDPNEPGWRDALAGGITTVNVNPGSGNPIGGQAVAMHTHGRTVDEMVLRAPSGVKSALGENPKTVYKEQGRTPSTRLGTALVIRRAFMEAQGYMARRTEAEADGKPFTKDPHMEALALVLERRIPWRQHCHRTDDVATALRIADEFGYDLVLDHGTEAHPLADVLAERGVPVLIGPLFTTKSKPELRGRSLRNPGRLARAGVEISIITDHPVVPIDFLVYQAALAVKEGLDRDTALRAITLNPAKVLGLADRIGSLAPGKDADLVLWSGDPLDVMQRALRVWIGGRPVMEYDAAAARPVVASARPAED, encoded by the coding sequence ATGAGCATCACCGCCTTCACGAACGTCCACGTGGTCCCCGTCGAGTCCGACCCGTTCGACGGCGTCCTCCTGGCCGAGGACGGGCGGATCTCCGCCCTCGGCCCGGACGTCGAGATCCCGGCGGGTGCCGACGTCGTCGACTGCGGGGGACGCTGGCTCCTGCCCGGCTTTGTGGACGCCCACGTCCACCTGGGCATGCACGCCGAGGGCGAGGTCGGGGCCACCGCCGACGTCAACGAGATGACGGACCCCGTCATGGCGGGCGTGCGCGCCCTCGACGCCGTGGACCCGAACGAGCCCGGCTGGCGGGACGCCCTGGCCGGCGGCATCACCACCGTCAACGTCAACCCCGGCTCGGGCAACCCGATCGGCGGCCAGGCCGTGGCCATGCACACCCACGGGCGCACGGTGGACGAGATGGTGCTGCGCGCCCCGTCCGGCGTGAAGTCCGCGCTGGGGGAGAACCCCAAGACCGTCTACAAGGAGCAGGGCCGCACCCCGTCCACCCGCCTGGGCACCGCCCTCGTGATCCGTCGGGCCTTCATGGAGGCGCAGGGCTACATGGCCCGCCGCACGGAGGCCGAGGCGGACGGCAAGCCGTTCACGAAGGACCCGCACATGGAGGCCCTCGCTCTGGTCCTGGAGCGCAGGATCCCGTGGCGCCAGCACTGCCATCGCACCGACGACGTCGCCACGGCCCTGCGCATCGCCGACGAGTTCGGCTACGACCTCGTGCTCGACCACGGCACCGAGGCGCACCCGCTCGCGGACGTGCTCGCCGAGCGCGGGGTGCCCGTGCTGATCGGCCCGCTCTTCACCACCAAGTCCAAGCCGGAGCTGCGCGGTCGGTCCCTGCGCAACCCCGGCCGACTGGCCCGTGCGGGCGTGGAGATCAGCATCATCACGGACCACCCGGTGGTGCCGATCGACTTCCTCGTCTACCAGGCGGCGCTCGCGGTCAAGGAGGGGCTGGACCGGGACACCGCGCTGCGGGCCATCACGCTGAACCCGGCGAAGGTCCTCGGGCTCGCGGACCGCATCGGCTCCCTCGCCCCGGGCAAGGACGCCGATCTGGTCCTCTGGTCGGGGGACCCGCTGGACGTCATGCAGCGTGCGCTGCGCGTGTGGATCGGGGGCCGTCCGGTGATGGAGTACGACGCCGCCGCGGCCCGCCCGGTCGTCGCCTCCGCCCGCCCCGCGGAGGACTGA